Sequence from the Helianthus annuus cultivar XRQ/B chromosome 13, HanXRQr2.0-SUNRISE, whole genome shotgun sequence genome:
GTTTATTAATGTTGTTGAGGGGCGATCCCTCAATTGCAGCTAAATTTGAGCTTGATCAGAGGTTATTCATCCTTATGAGGAAGGTAAAtcacatagttttttttttttttttagtttttttatattttttattttctacgTGGGCCTCGAGGTTGGACTTGAGCTCATgagagtgtttttttttttttatatatatattattgcaGGTGGATAAGGCCTAGTTCAACATGTCTTAATCTATGTGTTCTGGAGCAGGCTCCTGCTAAGTTAATAGTTATGACTAGTGAGAATTAATGAATATCAATCAGATGTAAAATATTTTGACAAGTATAAGTTGCTCATAAATTATGTGTACCTTTGGGCTTATGATTGATTACTCCTAATAGTATGCATTGGTGACAATTTCCATTTTTGGACTTGCTTGCAATTTTTGTACACAAACGCACAGTCGCACATTGTTGAACACAAGCATTTTATTTTTACTGACCTATGATTCCGTATGCATGATTCTTTTCCAGGGACGAAAAAGGTAGTGTGGAGATATTATGATATGCTCTAAAATGTATAGATTTTTTTATATCATTATTCCTACGTTTGAGTAACTTCTgggttgtttttattaaaatccaCGTGTAGTTGGTTCTTATTTGGATTTTAGTGGTTTTACAAGAAAATGAGCTAACATGGTTTAAAGTTAGACATTTAATGACTCGAGGTTGTTTAATTTAGTGATAAATTATGGAGTTAAtaaaaacatgttttgaaaagaaaattctTGCTAAACCACACGTAAATGAAAAGAAAGGGATTTCAATATTTATTGCCATGACTTCACTAATGTGGGCATTAACTTATTTATCTACAGGAAGGTATTAATAATACTTGTGGGGTTAAAAAGATGATTTAACGAAACCAGCCCAGTTCTGCCTTCGAGCCCACTTTTCTCTTCCTATAGTAATCTGCTAGAAAGAGCCCAAAAGGTTGTGTTTTAATGCGAATACAATATTTTATGTCCAGGAATATAGAGATGCAAATACAAAAGGTTGTGGTAATTCTAAAgattcggggggggggggggggggagtagAGATGTCTTCTACGTTACCCATAATATGTGGAAGTATCAACGTAATTTGTCATTCGGTCTGAATGTTACATGAAAAACATAAGCCAGATGATGGAACGAGAAGACCTAGGATGTAGAAGATCATAACATGAGTGATTTGATTCCTATATATCCACCCATGTGGTACTTCATTATATATATTACGATACATCTATTGGACGGGAAAAAAAAAAGACAGAGCGGTTGCTGTTTGACGAAGCAGAAAGAGAAGCCATAGAGGACGATTGGAAAGAGAAGGGGGTTAGTTCGGATTCAAGATTCAAGTTGGGTTCAAAACGTGTTAGTTCGGTCTTAATTTACTTTATATTATTCGAACTCATGAACGTGTTTTGCTACACGgtccagatttttttttttttcttgactATGGTTCTTAGCTAAACTCCTGATCACTGTCTAGGTTAAGATGATTACcatgttttgacatttatttcATCAGTTTATGGATTTAATATTGGATTTAATATATAAAGTATTTGTGAAGTGGCAGAACTAAGGATTGGGGGAAGATATAAGTATAAGGGTATAATAGTCATTTCATTGGTTAAAACAGGGGATACTAGCCTGTTGCTTATTTTTTGACAGTCAAATTAACCGTTGATTGACTACTGACGATAGGCGTCAAGGTGTGATGAAAAGTCCACCACAAGGTTTGTTTGACAAAAACAAACTGGAAGTTAGGGTGTCATATTAGAGTCTAGACCAAAGCACAAGATGACAAATTACACTTTACTCCAAAATATAATTCATAAGATGAAATAATCACATCGTATATATTTCTCCCTCATGCTACATAGTACAACTGTTATTGCATTTTTATATTTGAAATTAGTTAGGGTGGTAGGGGCGGGTTTGGTAAGTGATTGCTGTATAGGGTTCACCACGCGGGGAATACACTGCCACCCCCTTGTTTGAGTGGGTGATTGAGTTTGATTCGGGTTATACTCATCGATGTGGTCAGAGAGGGGGTTAAGGGTGGGCCCTACTCTCTTTCAACTAATCAcatatttatcttttaaaaaaaaaaaattgtttaccGCTCTCAATGTGGGAAACACCCTAGTATTTAAGTGCAAAATAAGAATTGAAGAAGGAAGTTGACATTACATGAGATTATTGGCTGGAGAAAAAGTTTGCCACTTTCTATATGGGGAACACCTCTTCCAACCTAATGTATTCAAGGCTACCTTTGTAACATAATAGGTTAAAAAAGATTGATAAAGCTTGAAATTGCTTTTTTGCATCAATGGTTGTGTCATCAAACAAACGAAGGATTATTTCATTTTTAAAAAGCTAATATTTCAAGTATgaaatatgttttaaaaaaagGAGCAAAGATATTAATAGTTTTTGTATTACAAACATTACTTTTACTAGTTGAAGAGTAGATTATTATTTAAAAATGTATTTTTACTTTTACAAATATCCTTTCAGTAGTTTTTCTTAACTATTAgttttttaattatattattattaaaattagtttcatttctttttttattattataccTTTGAGTgtattttgtttttcattttaacTTTATTTGAACGAGTCTAATATACTTAAACTTTACCGTAAGGAATTTGACCGATATCGTTTGAACAAcatcggtatcggtaccggtagtgtattcatttttatagtttttttgaCGTAGCGGTATAAAGTTTGTTAAAGATGGAGTGGAGTTGTATTTGCAATAAAGATCTTTTTGGTACAGTAAGCTATTGCGAGTCTGGTATAATAACTTTACCATGATGAACGGACCGGTATCGGCCGAACAACATcgatatcggtaccgatattcatttttattgttttatcaatcAATTTGTATATCCTCTTGTGCTTGCCTCTTTCAGTTGCTATTTCGAGTACCAGTACCATATCAAACTGACCCAATATTGATCCAAACCCGCTGCGAAGCGTGGGGAATCTCACTAGTTTAAAATAAAAGCCACTCTTAATTTGATTATACAAGTTATTGTTATCTTGAAACATTATTTAAGCACCTAAATATCAAAAATAAAAATCACTTTATGCACATTATCTCTTTGTGCACATTTAAGTGAAACAACACCACAATAAATAATAGCCCCACAGACTTTAATCCCAACGATCTGTGTCTCCTTTCCCCATCACTTGATGTTGAATTCCCTTTCATTGCATCCCCTTGAAAACAATATTATTAATTATCATCATTAGTAGAGGACAATGGAAAATAGACAATTCGGATGAGTTGGATAACACACTAATTTTCATCCTAAATCACTTAAAATATTTAGATTTTTAGTATAGTAGTCTGTTTTAaggattttttaaaaaatttagaTTTTCGGTATAGTAGTTTGTttaaaggattttttttttttttttttttttttttgttttgaggATATTTTAGAATTTTTAGATTTTCGGTATAGTAGTTTGTTTAAGGGATTTTTTCTACAAATTTCAGACAAACATAAAAGTTTTAGTGACCCAACCCGACCCGGCCCATTACATGTAAAAAAATACTTGTTACTCAAACTGGTTCTTCCACCTCTAAAAGTGGACATCTCACCTAGGGGCGAAGTCTAGGGGGGGGACCCCCtgacttttcgctcagtagtgttatatatgtagttttcatatagaaatttttgggtatatacgttttcgacccccggttctatagaaatcttttggtatatacgttttcgaccccccccccccccccggcatTCGGGTCAAGCTTTGCCACTGATCTCACCCCTGTGAAAAGCAAAAAGAAAAGATTATGGTACCTGCAGGTTGaactatggtggtggtggtagtgttCTTGATGAGTTTTGCATAGTCCTCAAATACTTTAGCATCTGGTGAGCCATTTTTCAAGTGTAAAAGACCTGAATACAACACATACTTCAATAAACTAATCTATTTAGTTGGTGCATGATCTTCAAAATCTTTAAGGTTTACTCCCTTCAAACATTTGGAGGCTGGTTCAACCCCTTGATCGATCAAATCAAGGGGGTTGGAACCAGCCCCTTGAAGTAAGTCTTACTTACCGACACACTTAGAGATATTGGCATTTGGAGGCTGGTTCCAACCCCTTAATCGATCAAGGGGTTGGAACCAGCCCCTTGAAGTCTTACTTACTTACTTACCGACACACTGAGAGATATTGGCAGGCGTGTGGCAAGTATCAGGTAGACCCAGTGCCAGTGTATCGTTGATCTTGAGCTTGAGGCTCGGATCGTTATGATCCTTGACCAAGATGCATAAACACACCATGCTATTGGTCACAACCTGCTTGAGCCCGGTACAGCAGTCCTTGGGTGGTGTTGGTGCATCACCGCCAACATAAGCTAAACAAGTGGCTAACCCTACCAGCTTATCCGTACACTGGTTTTTATCTTGCTCTAAGTCTGCTTTTGTAACACCAAACACCATCATAACCACCATCACTAGGCATGGTAAGAGATGGTTAATAGACCCGCGTTTTGAACTCATGTTTAGCGATACAAAATTGAAGACAGAAGTTGAATGTAACATGGGTTTTTATGCCATTTTTTGGGGGGCTATAAGGTGATATGGATAAAATAATGGCAAACACCACACGGCTCATGTAAGATCCATCTATAAATGAGGTTAGGTAATTGGTAGCCATTTAATGGCCCTTTAAATTTGCGACCATCACCCTAACAATTTTGTACTACTTGAATACTATACTATATCTTGTGGCTAGAGTCGTAAAGATATGTATGAGTGTCTGCTACAACGTTGGATATGACTAGAAGGGACAAGAGCACAACACCAACCAATTCATTATCATTTATTAAGTTAACAATAATTGTAATAAATGATAATAAACGacaataaataatattaataataaaaataaaaataaagttttattTTGGTCATGGAGCAATATAGTGTGTTGATGTTAGAGACTTAGAACATTCACCTGAGTGTTTGAACTATTCAAGTGGTATATAGAGCTTTGATTGGTTGTGCATCTAGACATAGAAAACAAAGAAAGTGTTTCACACACACaggtggcgaagcttgagatttcctaCCGGaaggtcgaaaacgtatatatctaataaaattataaaaccggggggtcgaaaacgtatatacctaaaaaattataCGAAAACTACACACCGGACACTAGTGAGCGAAAAGTTCGGATGGTCgggcgcccccccccccccggccccTACAAAGTTGcgcacacacacatgtatatgGCAAGGAAGTTCTGATACAAAGTGAGTTTTACCTAAGAATGTAGAAAGTAAGGCGAGTGCGTCACCTGCatttaacttttataaaaaaaatattattttaaataataaaaacatattgCGATATTATACTCATACTAACGAGAATAAAGTTTGAATAGAGGGTTGTagtaaataaaaaattacatgGATTAAAACTGATTTTTTCTTCAAAGTACATGGACAAAAGCCGTAATTAATTATCaagtttaaaactttaaatataTTGTGATTTCACGTTTTCGGTGTACAAATAAATTATATGTTCATATGTTATATTCCAAGAAAGGCTTTAAGAGTGTTAAACAGCTATCTTGATAGTTGAGGGCTGAAACTGTCAAACCGAAACTTAAGAGACTAAAATTGCTCATGCGCCAAACTACTGTACGGCCATACATGATGAGTAggttgtgtattttttttttttttttttgaacggcaaatttggatcactgacagaccactggagtatcatcgtgccaccagaggaaccacccgatcatatccatctccactaggcataatgccacaccaattcaggaggaaacccaataaacatgggaaaaccccccttgtgagaatcgaacccaggacctattggtcccaaagccttatcccaccaccaagatgctACTAGACTATAAAGCCATGGGCGAGTAGGTTGTGTATTACCAGGGATGACTATGACTTTGTCACAACAATGCCACAAATCTCAATTAGAAACCCACTCTATTAAGCAATAAATTGGAAAAGTCTCCATAATGAACTCACATGTTGGGATATAACTAGTCTGATGATGATCAGGGGCGGATCTAGTATATCCTGAGGGGTAGCCTGTGCTACCCTTTAACTTTCTTCTTCCTTTTAagagtatttttttttatttctccTTCTTTTTTTGTATCGGCTACCCtaaaacaaaactttttaagCCCACGCTACCTCTCATCTTCTTTTCTAGATCCGCCTCAAATTTGAGTTATTGAATTATATATTTCTAAAATTTAGCGACTATAGTAGAAATTTTTAACTTTGTCACAAAAGGGTTATTTTGTTCTATTATTTCCATTACGAAGAGAATCTGCAGAAAATAAAGAAAGCAAAAGCAAGTTTCAATTTGATTTCAGCATTTGAAATTTGCATAtgatcactactagaaaattgctACTATTCTCACGTCAATTTCCGTGGAAAATCCGTGGGTAACTGTGTTTATCCACGGATTTCCCACGAAAATGGGCTGTAGGAATTATACTCGTGGGTAATTTTTTCTGACGCATTTCCTACAAATTCTCCTACTCATTTCCCACACAAATGTTTCGTTAGAATTCTCCCACTTATTTCTCACGGAATTAATTTTCTTAACTTTCCGACGCATTTTCCAcggaatatttatttttttaaaaatttgtgtttaaatcacttatatttatatttattacatataatttatatattttaattttcttACACAATTCCTACGGAAAAAAAATTTCTTCCTACACAATTCTAACGGAATGTATTCGTTTTTCCTACATAGTTCCTACAGAAATATTTTTTCCTACACAGTTCCAACGAAATGTGTTCTTGATTCCCACACAATTTCTACAAAAAATAGTTTTTTCCTACACAATTCCAACAAAATGTATTATTTTTTACCACACATTTCTTACGAATTTATCTTTGTTTCCTACACATTCCAATGGAATGTGACGAAACCTGTTTATTCTTTTTCCTACATGTTTCCTACGGAtactgttaaaaaataaaaaaaaaacaaaaaatacttGCTTTTTCGTGCTGAAATTAATTTAGaaataacatatatttttttgGTACAAGTGATCcgttaaggcccaatatggtttATTAAAATATGGGTACAGGTACCGGTGCCGAAAACGTTCGGTACGATAATGTACGGTACTAGTAGAATAccggtatttgaaagtaaaatTCGGTAAAATACTGGTACCGTACCAATCCAAATGTACGAGTaccgaaaatgccaaaaagtgggTACCAAAAACTATTCAGTACGAAAATTTGATACTAGTACTAATATGCATACAATAAAAATGTATATACAAAAAATAATTATCCATTCCATGAGTAATCTGTCGGAATTTCCAACACACTTTCTACGAAATTAATTTAGaaataacatatatttttattattaagggaatatgtcacagaatagcaaccaagttttaaaagtgttctaactaggtcactcgtatcgtttttgtcccaattaaataacttaacattcaaatcgagtcatgtccttttttctatgtgtcaagaaaaaaatgaagaattaGATGTTGGGATCGAATTATtctaatatatgaaattatatttattaaaaataaaaacactttaattacattaaaaattaaaaaagtaaGTTTCAATTCACGTCATCACTCaaagttagcatcaaataaaagggaaaaaagaaacaaaaatccacatcaccatggttacttatgaaatggatgaaaagacccttaattttaatgaaaaatgaatgttgagtgacctgattggaacacttttgaaacttgagtgacctaattgaaacacttttaaaacttggttactatacgttaattttatttattataaatatttttgtTATGATAAGTTGGATTCCTACGCATTTCCTACTAATCGTTAAAATAAAAACGAATTCCGTCGGAATTCCGTCGAAAATTTCTGACACATTTCTTACGCATACCAATTCCTACGAATTTCCAACTAATAGTTAAAATGAAAACGAATTCCGTCGGAAACCCGTGGGAAATTTCTGACACTTTTCCTACGCATAACAATTTGTGGCTTTTTTGTCGCTTTTTTTGTCCCAAAACTAAGATTCTTTCTTGTTCGTAGGAATTTCGTGGGAAAAGTGTCGGCATTTTCGTTCGTAGAAAATGTGTAGGAAATTTTGGTAAGAATagtagcagttttctagtagtggaTAGGTAGGTATTACTCTTTGAACCTTCAGTCTTTACTACCAATAGGAGTTCACACTATCATAGTCTTATATACTACTCTGGTCCATATAACTTTCAATTGTCTAAACAGCCCAAactctgaaaaaaaaaatatacaaagaGATTGTATCAGCCCAAACTGAGAAGAACCCAATTACATGTTCTTTTGTTATTAATTCAAATGGTCTTTTTGGTTTAACAAAAACTATTTCAAATCAACTCGACTCATTCTACCTTTACATATTATTGGTGCCATATTATTTTCAGTCCAGACTGGGGCTACTTGTCTTGTTAtcatttaaattattattttatatatatatatatatatatatatatatatatatatttaaagttCCATGTGGTCAAATTCCATTTAATTTAACGTCAATGGAGCAATTCTAATTAGATGTGCTCCAATGAAGCCAAAAAATTGTTCAATTTGTGTATGGAGTTGAAAACTTTAGCTTTTTAATTGTTTGCAGAATATTCACCTTCTACTCATTAACAAATACCATCACACACTCCTTCACATTCTTTCCTCTTTCCACCCTTTCAAGTTTCACATACTTTATCTCTATATATACACATTCATATACATGCCCcctacactctctctctctctctaaatttaAGAAGCAGTAATGGAGAAGGGTAATGGAAGCTCAAGAAAGGCTGAAATGAAGACAGGCGAAAAGATGACAAAAAGGATCCCGCGGAGATTTGAAATGATAGAAGAGAGAAGCGACATCGATAAAAAAGCAGATGATTTCATCAAGAATTTCAGGAACCAGCTTAAGATTCAACGTGCAGAATCGCTTAAACGCTTCCACGAGATGTTAAATAGGGGCACTTGAATCTTACTTAGTAGAAGATTTCAAGAATAATTAATTGCTGTTAGATTCAAGTTAATGATTGCTGCACCATTACATCATAAAAGATTCAATATTTCATTCATATTTTCAAGATACTTGTAACTCGTATGTATGCATAAATCTATATCCGTCTTTAATGTACCAAAGATTGAATTATTACCAGTTCAGTTTGATGTTATACCATTTCATCAATGACCCGTATATAAGCTTCATATAAAACTAACATAGATTTTAGCATATACCTCTGTCCCAACAGGGAAGGCCCCGGCtcaatagtagttttgcatcaagccttggacataaggcaatTGAGACAAAGACCGATTAATGCAATTATGATTATTTGGATGTGTAGTTTAAAACCTGTAAACTACATGATGTCATTTACTATTTTACTTCctaagccttggacataaggcaatTGACAAAATGGTGGTAGTTTGGTAACAAAACATGTCAAATGAATAAATTAATAATCTATGTATGTTAAAACTGGTGGGGTCAATGAGTCAACAACCTGTAAACACCTTTACCTTTGTTGTCTTGAGTTATAtgattatctt
This genomic interval carries:
- the LOC110898730 gene encoding protein YLS3; its protein translation is MLHSTSVFNFVSLNMSSKRGSINHLLPCLVMVVMMVFGVTKADLEQDKNQCTDKLVGLATCLAYVGGDAPTPPKDCCTGLKQVVTNSMVCLCILVKDHNDPSLKLKINDTLALGLPDTCHTPANISQCVGLLHLKNGSPDAKVFEDYAKLIKNTTTTTIVQPAGDAMKGNSTSSDGERRHRSLGLKSVGLLFIVVLFHLNVHKEIMCIK